The following coding sequences are from one Mugil cephalus isolate CIBA_MC_2020 chromosome 9, CIBA_Mcephalus_1.1, whole genome shotgun sequence window:
- the LOC125013816 gene encoding olfactory receptor 52H1-like, whose translation MSTNLSSGSVLMLPSLGLPNTHIYPAFVFGTLTYLIIVLCNLLVLSTIVVSKNLHKPMFILLFNLPISDIVGATAFFPQVLGSIVTQSRLISYPGCIIQGFLIHVYGSGNLLILSAMAYDRYIAICCPLRYNTLMSSHNLIKIIIGMWLLNLSVMVTMFSLLPRLKVCRTHIADLYCNNPSLMKLACENIRVNNYYGILATVVTMGGPLLVIVFTYAQILYTCVVTNHADARRKAIQTCSTHLIVFIILQTLTVFTFITHRIESASPSLRRAFGVSVLIFPPFLDPIIYGLKTRELKNSMTIFLKRNLVSTK comes from the coding sequence ATGTCTACCAATTTGTCTTCAGGCAGTGTCCTCATGCTGCCGTCTCTGGGCTTAccgaacacacacatttatcctGCATTTGTGTTTGGCACCCTCACATATCTGATCATTGTGCTTTGCAATTTGTTAGTCTTGTCAACTATTGTTGTGAGCAAAAATCTGCACAAGCCCATGTTTATCCTGCTCTTCAACTTGCCCATTAGCGACATAGTGGGTGCCACGGCGTTTTTTCCTCAAGTCCTTGGGAGCATTGTGACACAGAGCCGATTGATTTCCTATCCCGGGTGCATCATCCAGGGttttctgattcatgtttatgGCTCGGGAAACTTACTGATTTTGAGTGCTATGGCGTACGACCGATACATAGCTATATGTTGCCCACTGAGGTACAACACCCTGATGAGCTCACATAATTTGATCAAAATTATTATTGGGATGTGGTTATTGAATCTGTCAGTAATGGTCACAATGTTTTCGTTGCTTCCGCGGCTCAAGGTGTGCAGAACACATATAGCGGATCTGTACTGCAACAACCCATCTCTGATGAAACTAGCCTGTGAGAACATCAGAGTGAACAACTACTACGGGATATTGGCCACGGTTGTAACCATGGGAGGCCCGCTTTTGGTAATAGTGTTCACGTATGCACAGATCTTGTACACGTGTGTCGTGACAAATCACGCAGACGCCCGGCGAAAAGCAATTCAGACGTGCAGCACgcatttaatagtttttataatCTTACAAACTCTCACAGTATTTACATTCATTACGCATCGCATTGAAAGCGCGTCCCCTTCTTTGAGAAGGGCTTTCGGTGTGTCTGTTCtcattttccctccttttctgGACCCGATCATATATGGACTGAAAACCAGGGAACTTAAGAATAGCATGACGATTTTCCTTAAACGAAATCTGGTTTCAACAAAGtag
- the LOC125013802 gene encoding olfactory receptor 52H1-like: MSTNLSSGGVLKLPSLGLSNTHIYPAFVFGTLTYLIIVLCNLLVLTTIAVSKNLHKPMFILLFNLPISDIVGATAFFPQLLTSIVTQSRLISYPGCIIQGFLIHVYGSGNLLILSAMAYDRYIAICCPLRYNTLMSSHNLIKIIVGIWLLNLSVMVTMFSLLPRLKVCRTHIADLYCNNPSLMKLACENIRVNNYYGITATIVLMGGPLLVIVYTYAQILYTCVVTNHADARRKAIQTCSTHLIVFLILEINTVFTYITHRIESASPSLRRAFGVSVLIFPPFLDPIIYGLKTRELKNSMTIFLKRNLVSAK; the protein is encoded by the coding sequence ATGTCTACCAATTTGTCTTCAGGCGGGGTCCTCAAGCTGCCGTCTCTGGGCTTAtcgaacacacacatttatcctGCATTTGTGTTCGGCACCCTCACATATCTGATCATTGTGCTTTGCAATTTGTTAGTCTTGACAACTATTGCTGTGAGCAAAAATCTGCACAAGCCCATGTTTATCCTGCTCTTCAACTTGCCCATCAGCGACATAGTGGGTGCCACGGCGTTTTTTCCTCAACTCCTTACGAGCATTGTGACACAGAGCCGATTGATTTCCTATCCCGGGTGCATCATCCAGGGttttctgattcatgtttatgGCTCGGGAAACTTACTGATTTTGAGTGCTATGGCGTACGACCGATACATAGCTATATGTTGCCCACTGAGGTACAACACCCTGATGAGCTCACATAATTTGATCAAAATTATTGTAGGGATCTGGTTATTGAATCTGTCAGTAATGGTCACAATGTTTTCGTTGCTTCCGCGGCTCAAGGTGTGCAGAACACATATAGCGGATCTGTACTGCAACAACCCATCTCTGATGAAACTAGCCTGTGAGAACATCAGAGTGAACAACTACTACGGGATAACGGCCACGATTGTACTCATGGGAGGCCCGCTTTTGGTAATAGTGTACACGTATGCACAGATCTTATACACGTGTGTCGTGACAAATCACGCGGACGCCCGGCGAAAAGCAATTCAGACGTGCAGCACgcatttaatagtttttttaatCTTAGAAATCAACACAGTGTTTACATATATTACGCATCGCATTGAAAGCGCGTCCCCTTCTTTGAGAAGGGCTTTCGGTGTGTCTGTTCtcattttccctccttttctgGACCCGATCATATATGGACTGAAAACCAGGGAACTTAAGAATAGCATGACGATTTTCCTTAAAAGAAATCTGGTTTCAGCAAAGtag
- the LOC125013903 gene encoding olfactory receptor 52H1-like, whose protein sequence is MSTNLSSGSVLMLPSLGLSNTHIYPAFVFGTLTYLIIVLCNLLVLTTIVVSKNLHKPMFILLFNLPISDIVGATAFFPQLLTSIVTQSRLISYPGCIIQGFLIHVYGTGNLLILSAMAYDRYIAICCPLRYNTLMSSHNLIKIIVGIWLLNLSVMVTMFSLLPRLKVCRTHIADLYCNNPSLMKLACENIRVNNYYGILATVVLMGGPLLVIVYTYAQILYTCVVTNHADARRKAIQTCSTHLIVFLILEINTVFTFITHRIESASPSLRRAFGVSVLIFPPFLDPIIYGLKTRELKNSMTIFLKRNLVSTK, encoded by the coding sequence ATGTCTACCAATTTGTCTTCAGGCAGTGTCCTCATGCTGCCGTCTCTGGGCTTAtcgaacacacacatttatcctGCATTTGTGTTTGGCACCCTCACATATCTGATCATTGTGCTTTGCAATTTGTTAGTCTTGACAACTATTGTTGTGAGCAAAAATCTGCACAAGCCCATGTTTATCCTGCTCTTCAACTTGCCCATTAGCGACATAGTGGGTGCCACggctttttttcctcaactcCTTACGAGCATTGTGACACAGAGCCGATTGATTTCCTATCCCGGGTGCATCATCCAGGGttttctgattcatgtttatgGCACGGGAAACTTGCTGATTTTGAGCGCTATGGCGTACGACCGATACATAGCTATATGTTGCCCACTGAGGTACAACACCCTGATGAGCTCACATAATTTGATCAAAATTATTGTAGGGATCTGGTTATTGAATCTGTCAGTAATGGTCACAATGTTTTCGTTGCTTCCGCGGCTCAAGGTGTGCAGGACACATATAGCGGATCTGTACTGCAACAACCCATCTCTGATGAAACTAGCCTGTGAGAACATCAGAGTGAACAACTACTACGGGATATTGGCCACGGTTGTACTCATGGGAGGCCCGCTTTTGGTAATAGTGTACACGTATGCACAGATCTTATACACGTGTGTCGTGACGAATCACGCGGACGCCCGGCGAAAAGCAATTCAGACGTGCAGCACgcatttaatagtttttttaatCTTAGAAATCAACACAGTGTTTACATTCATTACGCATCGCATTGAAAGCGCGTCCCCTTCTTTGAGAAGGGCTTTCGGTGTGTCTGTTCtcattttccctccttttctgGACCCGATCATATATGGACTGAAAACCAGGGAACTTAAGAATAGCATGACGATTTTCCTTAAACGAAATCTGGTTTCAACAAAGTAg